From a region of the Triticum aestivum cultivar Chinese Spring chromosome 7D, IWGSC CS RefSeq v2.1, whole genome shotgun sequence genome:
- the LOC123164740 gene encoding B-box zinc finger protein 22 — MKIQCNACGAAEARVLCCADEAALCAACDEEVHAANRLAAKHQRVPLLPDAAPDAAAPPKCDICQEASGYFFCLEDRALLCRDCDVAIHTVNSFVSAHQRFLLTGVQVGLDPADPVPPVADKHVNTSGGSVDSLPKHLPKKNPTVLFSGENSASIPSQNAISGDYSRQISAPNTKTGMTNWTMDNSALRLAEPPPKYLSDGNSKLLLSNQTTTALSNQMNRDSGRAYNLPFSGGNGSDSLPDWPVDEFFSNLEYGPNFGFTEHGSSKGDNAKLGSAGGSPQCRLAEGLFAEDLLGQVPGFDAEDPWVVPEVPSPPTASGLCWQGNLHYPVYDSAMFVPEAPSLQSSQDHFTASAGFKRRRREF, encoded by the exons ATGAAGATCCAGTGCAACGCGTGCGGCGCGGCGGAGGCGCGGGTGCTCTGCTGCGCCGACGAGGCCGCGCTCTGCGCCGCCTGCGACGAGGAGGTGCACGCCGCCAACAGGCTCGCCGCCAAGCACCAGCGCGTGCCGCTCCTCCCCgacgccgcgcccgacgccgccgcgccgcccaagTGCGACATCTGCCAG GAGGCTTCTGGATACTTCTTCTGCCTGGAAGACCGTGCTCTACTTTGTAGAGATTGTGATGTTGCTATACACACAGTGAATTCCTTTGTTTCAGCACATCAAAGGTTCCTGCTGACAGGAGTTCAAGTTGGCCTCGATCCTGCTGATCCTGTTCCACCTGTTGCTGACAAGCACGTAAACACTTCAGGTGGATCAGTGGATTCACTACCGAAACACTTGCCAAAGAAAAATCCTACAGTCCTATTTTCAGGTGAAAACAGTGCATCTATTCCCAGCCAGAATGCAATCAGTGGAGATTATTCGAGGCAGATTTCTGCTCCAAATACCAAGACAGGAATGACCAATTGGACTATGGACAACAGTGCACTTAGATTGGCAGAGCCTCCACCTAAGTACCTGTCAGATGGAAATTCAAAACTTTTGCTCTCTAATCAGACCACCACAGCTTTATCCAACCAAATGAACAGAGATAGTGGCCGGGCTTACAACTTACCATTCTCAGGCGGTAATGGGTCAGACAGTTTACCTGATTGGCCTGTGGATGAATTCTTCAGTAACTTAGAATATGGCCCAAACTTTGGCTTCACTGAGCATGGTTCTTCCAAG GGTGACAATGCTAAGCTGGGGAGTGCTGGTGGATCTCCACAGTGCCGTCTAGCTGAAGGCCTGTTTGCAGAAGACCTGCTAGGCCAGGTACCTGGATTCGATGCTGAGGATCCATGGGTGGTGCCCGAGGTTCCCTCCCCACCAACAGCCTCAGGTCTCTGCTGGCAAGGGAACTTGCATTACCCTGTGTACGACAGCGCCATGTTCGTCCCTGAAGCACCCTCCCTGCAGAGCTCCCAGGACCACTTCACTGCATCTGCTGGTTTCAAGCGTCGAAGGAGAGAGTTTTGA